Proteins found in one Methylobacterium sp. CB376 genomic segment:
- a CDS encoding universal stress protein, whose translation MAMRCLLVPTGPDCDARPRLDLALALSDRLKAHIGLTFLSPPAEDVLAAIPEMAIAAGVTRERLEEETREAIGAARAAFETWCTGADVAVRAGDDVRPGVTDASFTVRLGPVDASLARAGRLSDLIVIDRPDWQDPFATVAFDAAVFATGRPALVVPPGPAPADPLRKLLIAWNGSLEGARAIAQAMPLIEAAGAVAIFSAPRRDEDAQDAAELAAYLARHGIAAERLAPPDPTRSVGAALLEAAQASGASLLVMGAYTHSRVRQFFLGGVTRHVLDHAPLPVLMTH comes from the coding sequence ATGGCGATGCGCTGCCTTCTGGTTCCGACGGGCCCCGATTGCGATGCGCGCCCGCGCCTCGACTTGGCCCTGGCGCTCAGCGACCGGCTGAAGGCGCATATCGGGCTGACCTTCCTGTCCCCGCCGGCCGAGGACGTGCTGGCGGCGATCCCCGAAATGGCGATCGCCGCCGGGGTGACCCGCGAGCGCCTGGAGGAGGAGACGCGCGAGGCGATCGGGGCCGCGCGCGCCGCCTTCGAGACCTGGTGCACGGGGGCCGACGTGGCGGTGCGCGCCGGCGACGACGTCCGCCCGGGCGTCACCGACGCCTCCTTCACGGTGCGGCTCGGGCCGGTCGATGCCAGCCTCGCCCGGGCGGGACGCCTGAGCGACCTGATCGTGATCGACCGGCCCGACTGGCAGGACCCCTTCGCGACGGTGGCCTTCGACGCCGCGGTCTTCGCCACGGGCCGGCCGGCCCTGGTGGTGCCGCCCGGCCCCGCGCCGGCCGACCCGCTGCGCAAGCTGCTGATCGCCTGGAACGGCAGCCTGGAGGGCGCGCGTGCGATCGCCCAGGCGATGCCCCTGATCGAGGCCGCCGGCGCGGTCGCGATCTTCTCCGCCCCGCGCCGGGACGAGGACGCGCAGGACGCCGCCGAACTCGCCGCCTATCTCGCCCGGCACGGCATCGCGGCCGAGCGGCTCGCGCCCCCCGACCCGACCCGCTCCGTCGGCGCCGCCCTCCTGGAAGCCGCGCAGGCGAGCGGCGCCAGCCTCCTCGTCATGGGGGCCTACACCCACAGCCGGGTGCGCCAGTTCTTCCTCGGGGGCGTCACGCGCCACGTCCTCGACCACGCCCCCCTGCCCGTGCTGATGACGCATTGA
- a CDS encoding TonB-dependent receptor family protein, producing the protein MPPRSRAARRAAVLPLVLLAGPGLAQTSDTTIALSEITVAGSGPPPSGSVTVPSVAAQRAAVNATVGSVGFVDAAEYQNTYANTLRDVLRDVPGVTVQERYGQELRLSVRGSGVARGFHLRGIELLQDGIPFNLADGSGDFYQIDLPALRSLEIYKGGDAFAFGATTLGGAVNAVTPTAHTALAPTLLRVEGGSFNTVRESVQVSRISGPVDILVNGTVTNSDGYRQHEAQATRNLNANLGYRLAPGVETRFFFGTYLTDQKLPGTLTLSGALTDPRTASPTALSGNQSRKVETERIANRTSFVLEVGKLDIDTWAIHKSLYHPIFQVIDQDGWTYGIAPHWAGSVDLGGHRNDLLLGLRAFAGRNAARQFVNLAGRRGAQTLDAVQSASNYEAYAENRFWILPDLALMTGAKLFSSNRTYSNKGGLAPPSAAPAFADETFEGVNPKLGLLWQPLPEIQVFGDVTRSRDVPDFSDLVQTNALGTTFVPLAAQRAWTVEAGTRGRIDRLSWDVTLYRAEVRDELINYAIAPGLGIPAATFNAPRTRHQGVEAAFGLDLARDLAAEGDALVLRQVWTHNDFRFLHDPVFGNGRIAGIPDDVLRTVLRYTHPSGFYVAPSLDWVPRGAFADHANTLRVPGYALVNLQAGIDVANGVSVFLDARNLTDERFVSDISVVADARKVAGGPAALAAFYPGNGRAVFAGVRAGF; encoded by the coding sequence ATGCCCCCCCGTTCCCGGGCCGCCCGCCGCGCCGCGGTGCTGCCGCTCGTCCTGCTCGCCGGTCCCGGCCTCGCCCAGACGTCCGACACGACCATCGCCCTCTCCGAGATCACCGTCGCCGGGAGCGGGCCGCCGCCTTCCGGCTCCGTCACGGTGCCGAGCGTCGCCGCCCAGCGCGCGGCCGTGAACGCCACCGTGGGCTCGGTCGGCTTCGTGGATGCGGCGGAGTACCAGAACACCTACGCCAACACGCTGCGGGACGTGCTTCGGGACGTGCCCGGCGTCACCGTGCAGGAGCGCTACGGCCAGGAGCTGCGCCTGTCCGTGCGCGGCTCGGGCGTCGCCCGCGGCTTCCACCTGCGCGGGATCGAGCTCCTGCAGGACGGCATCCCGTTCAACCTCGCGGACGGGAGCGGCGACTTCTACCAGATCGACTTGCCGGCCCTGCGCTCGCTGGAGATCTACAAGGGCGGCGACGCGTTCGCCTTCGGCGCCACCACCCTGGGGGGCGCCGTCAACGCCGTCACGCCCACCGCCCACACCGCCCTCGCGCCCACGCTCCTGCGCGTCGAGGGCGGCAGCTTCAACACGGTCCGGGAGAGCGTCCAGGTCTCGCGGATCTCCGGCCCGGTCGACATCCTGGTCAACGGCACGGTCACGAATTCGGACGGATACCGGCAGCACGAGGCGCAGGCGACCCGCAACCTCAACGCCAATCTCGGCTACCGGCTCGCGCCAGGCGTCGAGACCCGGTTCTTCTTCGGGACCTACCTCACCGACCAGAAGCTGCCCGGCACGCTGACCCTGTCCGGCGCCCTCACCGATCCGCGGACCGCGAGCCCGACGGCGCTCAGCGGCAACCAGTCCCGCAAGGTCGAGACCGAGCGGATCGCCAACCGCACCTCCTTCGTGCTCGAGGTCGGCAAGCTCGACATCGACACCTGGGCGATCCACAAGTCGCTCTACCACCCGATCTTCCAGGTCATCGACCAGGACGGCTGGACCTACGGGATCGCGCCGCACTGGGCCGGCAGCGTCGACCTCGGCGGCCACCGCAACGACCTGCTGCTGGGCCTGCGCGCCTTCGCGGGGCGGAACGCCGCCCGGCAATTCGTGAACCTGGCCGGCCGGCGCGGGGCGCAGACGCTCGACGCCGTGCAGAGCGCCTCGAACTACGAGGCCTACGCGGAGAACCGCTTCTGGATCCTGCCCGACCTCGCCCTGATGACGGGAGCGAAGCTGTTCTCCTCGAACCGCACCTACAGCAACAAGGGCGGGCTCGCCCCGCCGAGCGCCGCCCCGGCCTTCGCCGACGAGACCTTCGAGGGCGTCAACCCGAAGCTCGGCCTGCTCTGGCAACCGCTGCCGGAGATCCAGGTCTTCGGCGACGTCACCCGCTCGCGCGACGTGCCGGACTTCTCGGACCTCGTGCAGACGAACGCGCTCGGGACCACCTTCGTGCCCCTCGCCGCGCAGCGCGCCTGGACCGTCGAGGCCGGGACGCGCGGCCGCATCGACCGCCTGTCCTGGGACGTGACCCTCTACCGGGCCGAGGTGCGGGACGAACTCATCAACTACGCGATCGCGCCCGGGCTCGGCATCCCGGCCGCGACCTTCAACGCCCCGCGCACCCGCCACCAGGGCGTCGAGGCGGCCTTCGGCCTCGACCTCGCCCGCGACCTCGCCGCGGAGGGCGACGCGCTCGTCCTGCGGCAGGTCTGGACGCACAACGACTTCCGCTTCCTGCACGACCCGGTCTTCGGCAACGGGCGCATCGCCGGCATCCCGGACGACGTGCTGCGCACGGTGCTGCGCTACACCCATCCGAGCGGGTTCTACGTCGCCCCCTCCCTCGACTGGGTGCCGCGCGGGGCCTTCGCCGACCACGCCAACACCCTGCGCGTGCCGGGCTACGCGCTGGTCAACCTGCAAGCCGGGATCGACGTCGCGAACGGCGTGTCGGTGTTCCTGGACGCCCGCAACCTGACGGACGAGCGCTTCGTCTCGGACATCTCGGTCGTCGCCGACGCGCGCAAGGTCGCGGGCGGGCCGGCGGCCCTGGCGGCCTTCTACCCGGGCAACGGCCGCGCCGTCTTCGCGGGCGTGCGGGCCGGGTTCTGA
- a CDS encoding sensor histidine kinase, with translation MERRRLQRVVRAWPIRWRILGIAGLNSALALVLIGLIWDGATVLSRAWNDLRQVRQSEHLLGQLDRDTERLQSLIHRSISQDDPDMLWRIGDLRDTLIGRLRVQARLDPLIARPSETLREVTERFIAGFSALRETRARISQIYEGRLAGPAREMSGLYALIEGSDAAGQAPIGPPLSKSRESFHAMMLAANAFSLSAAEASAAEVRRAAAAIRGTVPVMRDRAATDVQSRALDALDARAQAVEAGVAALTAEFAAQGRLLKEEIDGNADRMTASIEAMGTHVRAVEQAAQARFDRTLESAALKLGGVALAFVALVAALGTLVARSISDPLRGLSGAMLAIAGGDYARKVPGAEARDEIGDMAAAVAVFRENALARLRAEAELRRAKEQAEAALAELRETQASLIEAEKLAALGGLVAGVAHEVNNPVGISLTVASTLSQRCEAFAADLAGGPLRRSQLTGFIEAVQEASKQLVANLMRAGDLVQSFKQVAVDRSQDNRRRFDLGETCAQIIASLRPELRTARIALALDLPPGLVMESFPGPLGQVLTNLFLNAVRHGFPDGRAGTIRLAAEPLGSDRVVLTFSDDGVGMSEEVARRAFEPFFTTRRDSGGTGLGLHLAFNIVTHQLGGRITLHAAPGAGSRFVLTLPLVAPVQEPGRKRQAA, from the coding sequence ATGGAGCGCAGACGGCTGCAACGGGTCGTGCGGGCATGGCCCATCCGCTGGCGCATCCTGGGCATCGCCGGGCTCAACTCGGCCCTCGCCCTGGTGCTGATCGGGCTGATCTGGGACGGGGCCACCGTGCTGTCGCGGGCCTGGAACGACCTGCGGCAGGTGCGCCAGTCCGAGCACCTGCTCGGCCAGCTCGACCGCGACACCGAGCGGCTGCAGAGCCTGATCCACCGCTCGATCAGCCAGGACGACCCCGACATGCTGTGGCGGATCGGCGACCTGCGCGACACGCTGATCGGCCGGCTGCGCGTGCAGGCGCGGCTCGACCCGCTCATCGCCCGGCCCTCGGAGACCCTGCGGGAGGTCACCGAGCGCTTCATCGCCGGGTTCTCGGCCCTGCGCGAGACGCGCGCCCGGATCTCGCAGATCTACGAGGGCCGCCTCGCGGGGCCGGCCCGCGAGATGTCGGGGCTCTACGCGCTCATCGAGGGGTCCGACGCGGCCGGTCAGGCGCCGATCGGGCCGCCCCTGTCGAAGTCGCGGGAATCCTTCCACGCCATGATGCTGGCGGCGAACGCCTTCTCGCTCTCGGCCGCGGAGGCCTCGGCCGCGGAGGTGCGCCGGGCCGCCGCCGCGATCCGCGGCACGGTGCCGGTGATGCGCGACCGCGCGGCGACCGACGTGCAGAGCCGCGCCCTCGACGCGCTCGACGCCCGCGCGCAGGCGGTCGAGGCGGGCGTCGCGGCGCTCACCGCCGAGTTCGCCGCCCAAGGTCGCCTGCTCAAGGAGGAGATCGACGGCAATGCCGACCGCATGACCGCCTCGATCGAGGCGATGGGCACCCATGTGCGCGCGGTCGAGCAGGCGGCCCAGGCCCGCTTCGACCGCACCCTGGAGAGCGCGGCGCTCAAGCTCGGGGGCGTGGCGCTCGCCTTCGTGGCCCTGGTGGCCGCGCTCGGCACCCTGGTGGCCCGCAGCATCAGCGACCCGCTGCGGGGCCTGAGCGGCGCCATGCTGGCGATCGCCGGGGGCGACTACGCCCGCAAGGTGCCGGGCGCCGAGGCCCGCGACGAGATCGGCGACATGGCGGCCGCCGTCGCGGTGTTCCGCGAGAACGCGCTGGCGCGGCTGCGGGCCGAGGCGGAGCTGCGCCGCGCCAAGGAGCAGGCCGAGGCCGCCCTCGCGGAGCTGCGCGAGACCCAGGCGAGCCTGATCGAGGCCGAGAAGCTCGCCGCCCTCGGCGGCCTCGTCGCCGGGGTCGCGCACGAGGTCAACAACCCGGTCGGCATCAGCCTCACCGTCGCCTCGACCCTGAGCCAGCGCTGCGAGGCCTTCGCGGCGGACCTCGCCGGCGGGCCCCTGCGCCGCTCGCAGCTCACGGGCTTCATCGAGGCCGTGCAGGAGGCCAGCAAGCAACTCGTCGCCAACCTGATGCGGGCGGGCGACCTCGTGCAATCCTTCAAGCAGGTCGCCGTCGACCGCAGCCAGGACAACCGCCGCCGCTTCGACCTCGGCGAGACCTGCGCGCAGATCATCGCGAGCCTGCGGCCGGAACTGCGCACCGCCCGCATCGCCCTCGCCCTCGACCTGCCCCCCGGCCTCGTGATGGAGTCCTTCCCCGGCCCCCTCGGCCAGGTGCTGACGAACCTGTTCCTCAACGCCGTGCGGCACGGCTTCCCGGACGGGCGCGCGGGCACGATCCGGCTCGCGGCCGAGCCGCTGGGGTCCGACCGCGTCGTCCTCACCTTCAGCGACGACGGCGTCGGCATGAGCGAGGAGGTGGCGCGGCGGGCCTTCGAGCCCTTCTTCACCACGCGCCGGGACAGCGGCGGCACCGGGCTCGGCCTCCACCTCGCCTTCAACATCGTCACCCACCAGCTCGGCGGGCGGATCACGCTGCATGCGGCGCCCGGCGCGGGCAGCCGCTTCGTGCTGACCCTTCCGCTCGTCGCCCCCGTGCAGGAGCCCGGACGCAAGCGGCAGGCGGCGTGA